A DNA window from Bradyrhizobium barranii subsp. barranii contains the following coding sequences:
- a CDS encoding helix-turn-helix domain-containing protein, with protein sequence MFFIRCDPLTSLTPSVTESSAVSRKSCQPIRHKAGWATDVKRYRRMELVNETKEALVARVGALEQRFADLRNSMRASAALPTNWRLTPKERDLFLSLLANDTVTKEMAMLVLYGTEDRPDHSVAMFMSRIRSKTEPHSVKIETINRTGYRLVWTKTLKLDAVEH encoded by the coding sequence ATGTTCTTCATCCGTTGCGATCCGTTGACATCCCTAACTCCGTCCGTTACCGAAAGTTCAGCGGTTTCACGGAAAAGTTGCCAACCGATTCGGCATAAAGCCGGATGGGCGACGGATGTCAAGCGGTATCGACGGATGGAATTGGTTAACGAAACGAAAGAGGCACTGGTCGCGCGCGTCGGGGCGCTCGAACAGAGATTCGCCGATCTGCGCAACTCTATGCGCGCGTCCGCCGCTCTGCCCACCAACTGGCGGTTGACCCCCAAGGAACGTGATCTCTTCTTGTCTCTGCTCGCGAACGACACCGTCACGAAAGAGATGGCGATGCTCGTTCTGTACGGCACTGAAGATCGCCCGGATCACAGCGTCGCGATGTTCATGTCGCGCATCCGGTCGAAGACCGAGCCCCATTCCGTGAAGATCGAGACGATCAATCGCACCGGCTACCGGCTTGTCTGGACGAAGACTTTGAAGCTCGACGCCGTCGAGCACTAA
- a CDS encoding XRE family transcriptional regulator, protein MKSRADEKRAKAHPALETIKARIAERLVAAGLSGREASVRAKLGLTYANDILSGRSLNPTRETLAKLGTVLDTDADYFFGTQASPRNLPPSNPLPMRESAAPEAPSPAGTIPLFQIGLTDPDGFFPLRPDRRTAWTSSVTSSRDAYAITVPDDCMAPRYRIGEVVLVSPSKPVVHGGFALVRQTDDRVAIRQIVTIATDKITVRCLNGEADIDIPRSQVKALERIIGSCEF, encoded by the coding sequence ATGAAGTCGCGAGCAGATGAGAAGCGCGCCAAAGCGCATCCGGCGCTCGAAACCATCAAGGCGAGGATTGCGGAACGTCTAGTGGCCGCCGGACTATCGGGAAGAGAGGCTTCGGTTCGAGCGAAGTTGGGACTCACATACGCGAACGACATCCTTTCGGGACGTTCGCTCAATCCAACACGCGAAACACTCGCTAAGCTTGGAACTGTTTTAGACACCGACGCAGACTATTTCTTCGGGACTCAGGCCAGCCCACGAAACCTTCCCCCTTCCAACCCACTCCCAATGCGTGAGTCGGCCGCGCCGGAAGCGCCCTCGCCCGCTGGAACGATTCCATTGTTCCAGATCGGCTTGACCGATCCTGATGGCTTCTTCCCCCTGAGGCCGGATCGTCGGACAGCATGGACCTCGTCGGTCACTTCGAGTCGCGATGCCTACGCCATCACTGTTCCCGACGACTGCATGGCTCCGCGCTACCGAATCGGTGAAGTCGTCCTCGTGAGCCCGAGCAAGCCCGTGGTGCATGGAGGCTTCGCGCTAGTGCGGCAGACTGACGACCGCGTTGCGATTCGTCAGATCGTCACCATCGCAACCGACAAGATCACAGTGCGGTGCCTCAACGGGGAAGCCGACATCGACATCCCCCGTTCCCAGGTGAAGGCGCTGGAACGCATCATCGGTTCTTGTGAATTTTAG
- a CDS encoding DUF7768 domain-containing protein encodes MESPYAGAVDDNVAYARRCLKDCALRGESAQASHLLLTQVLDDTKPDERALGIALGLAWRSVAAYSVFYTDRGWSNGMRAALDSAILENRPFKLRAFGRVQFPSRFFLPLNIYEAVDRTKAPAHA; translated from the coding sequence TTGGAGTCGCCCTACGCTGGGGCGGTTGACGACAATGTCGCCTATGCGCGGCGTTGCTTGAAGGATTGCGCACTGCGCGGCGAGAGCGCCCAGGCGTCGCACCTTCTGCTCACTCAAGTTCTCGACGACACGAAGCCGGACGAGCGCGCGCTGGGGATCGCGCTCGGTCTCGCTTGGCGATCCGTCGCCGCATACTCGGTCTTCTACACGGATCGCGGATGGTCGAACGGCATGAGAGCGGCGCTCGATAGCGCCATCCTCGAAAACCGCCCGTTCAAGCTTCGCGCCTTCGGCCGCGTGCAGTTTCCGAGCCGCTTCTTTCTGCCGCTGAACATCTATGAGGCCGTGGATCGCACGAAGGCTCCCGCCCATGCGTGA
- a CDS encoding beta clamp domain-containing protein: MKFKINRDTLADIVTRGVSSAPKNSPAVIANNARIIVQDGAISIATTDFEMMVEATGACEVETNGATTVDAMKLKAVVDRLPKGVDVTFTMDTAKYELIAKAGRSRTTFPTLAAEDWPARDYAMDGAQFALEGSDLVRLFGHTAQALSTVPNSPMQGVFLHVADDGKRLAAVGTTGTILFKATVPAPDGADDMPMNDNRPGVILSAETVNAVLRLYRSADVVNVIVNANSVFFYTDATRFCSSLLVGTYPNYLPLVSSPAAESIVVSRESCASTVALLETFASKELGHRLQCAGSEDGFVIAVGSQTGGSVDVVEATINGEIAAFGINGMFMKTMLNSFRASSIALHPDHRNRRIMFQADDEHLTGVIAMMNITTELASGPKHE; this comes from the coding sequence GTGAAGTTCAAGATCAACCGTGACACTCTCGCCGACATTGTAACGCGCGGCGTATCCAGCGCACCGAAGAACTCGCCCGCCGTGATCGCGAACAACGCGCGCATCATTGTGCAGGATGGCGCGATCTCCATCGCCACGACCGACTTCGAGATGATGGTCGAGGCGACCGGCGCGTGCGAGGTCGAGACCAACGGCGCGACGACCGTCGATGCGATGAAGCTGAAGGCCGTCGTGGATCGTCTGCCGAAGGGCGTCGATGTCACCTTCACGATGGACACGGCGAAGTACGAGCTGATCGCCAAGGCAGGCCGGTCCCGCACCACCTTCCCGACGCTCGCCGCTGAAGACTGGCCTGCTCGCGACTACGCCATGGACGGCGCACAGTTTGCGCTCGAAGGCTCCGATCTCGTTCGGCTGTTCGGCCATACCGCCCAGGCGCTTTCGACCGTTCCCAACTCGCCGATGCAGGGCGTCTTCCTCCATGTCGCCGACGACGGCAAGCGGCTCGCCGCCGTTGGCACCACCGGCACGATCCTGTTCAAGGCGACCGTCCCCGCGCCGGACGGTGCCGACGACATGCCGATGAACGACAACCGCCCCGGCGTGATCTTGTCGGCCGAGACCGTCAACGCCGTGCTGCGACTCTATCGCAGCGCCGACGTTGTGAACGTCATCGTCAACGCCAACTCGGTCTTCTTCTATACCGACGCGACTCGCTTCTGCTCTTCGCTGTTGGTCGGCACCTATCCGAACTACCTGCCGCTCGTTTCGAGCCCGGCGGCCGAGAGCATCGTCGTCAGCCGCGAATCGTGCGCGAGCACCGTCGCTCTGCTCGAAACCTTCGCCTCGAAAGAATTGGGCCACCGCTTGCAGTGCGCCGGTTCGGAAGACGGCTTCGTGATCGCGGTCGGCAGCCAGACCGGCGGCAGCGTTGACGTTGTCGAGGCGACGATCAACGGCGAGATCGCTGCGTTCGGCATCAACGGCATGTTCATGAAGACGATGCTCAACTCGTTCCGGGCGAGCAGCATTGCGCTCCATCCCGATCATCGCAACCGTCGCATCATGTTCCAGGCGGATGACGAGCATCTGACCGGCGTCATCGCCATGATGAACATCACGACCGAACTCGCGTCGGGTCCGAAGCATGAGTAG
- a CDS encoding DUF6538 domain-containing protein gives MVRQENQDRFLLLRDGVYYYWRRVPKVVVHLEDRAPVIRQSLKTDDLAKARAQRDILEEADNVLWASMLTDGKTDAAMAAHKVSRARAEALGFAYRPAVEVAQLPIEDLVRRFAAISDLRTPVAVETAVLGGVDRPRVKVSEAFEIYCNEIAAVEIVGKSEEQKKSWKKVKRYAIEVFTKVVGEDLAMEDITRDHAKKMHDHFKGMIAPKDAKAAKKSASLGKRRMGDMSILYKRYFAHIGVEGRPNPFEGLTFNQKFKKSRLPFPIEWVRDVILKPGALAGLNADARHIVLVCIETGARPIELRYLRKERIKLHDKVPHILVEPSFDPDEPHEVKTVSSVRRIPLVGVALEAMKLHPDGFERYRENGNTLSATVNSFLKENKLQPTGKETLYGFRHTFEDRLKEGRIDDELRKILMGHSIDREKYGSGGSLKLYQEELMKIVYPFDPAIV, from the coding sequence TTGGTAAGGCAGGAAAATCAGGATCGCTTTCTGCTCTTGCGGGACGGCGTCTATTACTACTGGCGGCGAGTCCCGAAGGTCGTCGTGCATCTCGAAGACCGTGCGCCGGTGATCCGGCAATCGCTCAAGACGGACGATCTGGCGAAGGCCAGGGCGCAGCGGGACATCCTCGAAGAAGCCGACAACGTCCTATGGGCGTCCATGCTCACGGACGGCAAGACCGACGCGGCGATGGCCGCTCACAAGGTCTCCCGAGCCCGTGCAGAGGCTCTTGGGTTCGCCTACCGCCCGGCGGTGGAAGTGGCGCAGCTTCCCATAGAAGACCTCGTCAGGCGCTTCGCTGCGATCTCTGACCTGCGGACGCCGGTGGCGGTCGAGACGGCCGTCCTGGGCGGCGTGGATCGGCCAAGGGTCAAGGTCAGCGAAGCCTTCGAGATTTACTGCAATGAGATCGCGGCCGTCGAGATCGTCGGCAAGAGCGAAGAGCAGAAGAAGTCGTGGAAGAAGGTCAAGCGGTACGCCATCGAAGTCTTCACCAAGGTCGTCGGCGAAGACCTCGCGATGGAGGACATCACTCGCGACCACGCCAAGAAGATGCACGACCACTTCAAGGGGATGATCGCGCCGAAGGACGCCAAGGCGGCGAAGAAGTCGGCCTCGCTCGGCAAGCGCCGCATGGGCGACATGAGCATTCTCTACAAGCGCTACTTCGCCCATATCGGCGTCGAGGGTAGGCCCAATCCATTCGAGGGCCTGACCTTCAATCAGAAGTTCAAGAAGAGCCGTCTGCCGTTCCCGATTGAGTGGGTGCGCGACGTGATCCTGAAACCCGGCGCGCTCGCGGGCCTGAACGCCGACGCGCGCCATATCGTCTTGGTCTGCATCGAGACCGGCGCTCGCCCAATCGAGCTACGCTACCTGCGGAAAGAACGCATCAAGCTTCACGACAAGGTGCCGCACATCCTTGTCGAGCCTTCGTTCGATCCTGACGAGCCGCATGAAGTGAAGACCGTGTCGTCGGTCCGCCGCATCCCATTGGTGGGCGTCGCGCTCGAAGCGATGAAGCTCCACCCTGACGGCTTCGAGCGCTACCGGGAGAATGGCAACACGCTGTCGGCGACCGTGAACAGCTTCCTCAAGGAGAACAAGCTACAGCCGACCGGCAAGGAAACGCTCTATGGCTTCCGGCACACGTTCGAGGATCGCCTGAAGGAAGGCCGGATCGACGACGAACTGCGGAAGATTCTGATGGGGCACAGCATCGACCGCGAGAAGTACGGGTCGGGCGGATCGCTGAAGCTGTATCAGGAAGAGTTGATGAAGATCGTGTATCCGTTCGACCCGGCTATCGTCTGA
- a CDS encoding FliM/FliN family flagellar motor switch protein — protein MPTLDKVTVDLMVVLGTTTMPIHQVLRLSRGAIIELDATEADEVKVLANNLPVASGVVLVDRNRIAVEVKQMLPRTTGTR, from the coding sequence GTGCCCACTCTCGATAAAGTCACCGTGGATCTCATGGTCGTCCTCGGGACGACCACCATGCCGATCCATCAAGTATTACGTCTTTCCCGCGGCGCCATCATCGAGCTGGACGCAACCGAGGCCGACGAGGTCAAGGTTCTCGCCAACAATCTGCCGGTCGCCTCCGGCGTCGTGCTGGTCGACCGCAACCGGATCGCGGTCGAGGTCAAGCAGATGCTGCCGCGCACGACGGGCACGCGGTAG
- the lipB gene encoding lipoyl(octanoyl) transferase LipB translates to MVNSPQNPRQDLDLTSFSASTGEPVEWRISDAPVPYPEAVATMEARVAQIAAGEAPELVWLLEHPPLYTSGTSGKETDLLDPRFPTFATGRGGQLTYHGPGQRVAYVMLDLKRRRPDVRAYVASLEELILRTLAAFNVRGERREDRVGVWVKRPDKGPEHEDKIAAIGVRLKRWVSFHGIAINVEPELSHFAGIVPCGVADPRYGVTSLVDLGQLVTMADVDVALRQAFEELFGPTRALVAEAAV, encoded by the coding sequence ATGGTTAATTCGCCTCAAAACCCCCGCCAAGACCTCGATTTGACGTCGTTTTCCGCCTCCACCGGCGAGCCCGTGGAGTGGCGGATCTCGGACGCGCCGGTGCCCTATCCGGAGGCCGTGGCCACCATGGAGGCGCGAGTCGCTCAGATCGCCGCCGGCGAGGCGCCCGAGCTGGTCTGGCTGCTCGAGCACCCCCCGCTCTACACCTCCGGCACCTCGGGCAAGGAAACCGACCTGCTCGATCCCCGCTTCCCGACCTTTGCCACCGGACGCGGCGGGCAGCTGACCTATCACGGGCCCGGCCAGCGGGTGGCCTATGTCATGCTCGACCTCAAGCGGCGCCGGCCGGACGTTCGGGCCTATGTCGCGAGCCTGGAGGAATTGATCCTGCGGACGCTCGCCGCCTTCAACGTCCGCGGCGAGCGGCGCGAGGACCGAGTCGGCGTCTGGGTGAAGCGCCCCGACAAGGGGCCCGAGCACGAGGACAAGATCGCCGCGATCGGCGTGCGGCTGAAGCGCTGGGTCTCGTTCCACGGCATCGCCATCAATGTCGAGCCGGAGCTGTCCCATTTCGCCGGCATCGTGCCCTGCGGCGTCGCCGATCCCCGCTACGGCGTCACCTCGCTGGTCGATCTCGGCCAGCTCGTGACCATGGCTGATGTCGACGTGGCGCTGCGCCAGGCGTTCGAGGAGCTGTTCGGACCAACCCGCGCGCTGGTGGCGGAAGCGGCCGTCTAG
- a CDS encoding DNA helicase encodes MRLSAPIYHLKRRAKRLSREESIPLHDALDRIAATEGFSAWSMLAAKAAALTPANRLFPQFRPGDLVLVGARPGQGKTLLSLELAVEAMKSGHRAAFFSLEYTEKDVFDRLRAIGVDPAQFADMFEIDCSDAISADYVVKQMAAAPRGTVVVIDYLQLLDQRRENPDLAVQVRALKSFARDAGLIVVFISQIDRSYDPSVKPCPDLDDIRLPNPLDLKLFDKTCFINNAEVQFRAAS; translated from the coding sequence ATGAGACTCTCTGCGCCGATCTATCATCTGAAGCGACGAGCCAAGCGCCTGTCGCGCGAGGAAAGCATTCCGCTCCACGACGCGCTTGACCGCATCGCTGCGACGGAAGGGTTTTCCGCCTGGAGCATGCTCGCGGCAAAGGCCGCCGCACTGACGCCCGCCAATCGCCTGTTCCCGCAATTCCGGCCGGGTGATCTGGTGCTGGTGGGCGCGCGCCCCGGTCAGGGCAAGACCCTGTTGAGCCTCGAACTCGCCGTGGAGGCCATGAAGTCGGGCCATCGCGCTGCGTTTTTCTCGCTCGAATACACCGAGAAAGACGTCTTCGACCGCTTGCGCGCGATTGGCGTGGACCCCGCGCAATTCGCTGACATGTTCGAGATCGACTGCTCCGACGCCATCAGCGCCGACTACGTCGTCAAGCAGATGGCCGCGGCGCCTCGTGGCACGGTCGTGGTGATCGACTATCTGCAATTGCTCGACCAGAGGCGGGAAAATCCAGATCTCGCTGTTCAGGTGCGCGCACTAAAATCCTTCGCGCGCGACGCGGGGCTGATCGTCGTCTTCATCTCGCAGATCGATCGATCCTATGATCCTTCGGTCAAGCCGTGCCCAGACCTCGACGATATCAGGCTGCCGAACCCGCTGGACCTCAAGCTGTTCGACAAGACGTGCTTCATCAACAACGCCGAAGTCCAGTTCCGCGCGGCGAGCTGA
- a CDS encoding tautomerase family protein codes for MPLITVSYITSRQSPSLKADIANAVSELTAKILHKDPRVTAIIVKSVEASDWFAGGKSLAEQKLASYWIDIHVSEGTNTKDEKAAYLAAMFKRMAEILGPLHPETYLHVDEVKGDAYGFGGLTQERRYIAGKLEVALQAA; via the coding sequence ATGCCCCTGATCACCGTGTCCTACATCACCTCCCGCCAGTCGCCGTCGTTGAAAGCCGATATCGCCAACGCCGTGTCGGAGCTGACCGCAAAAATCCTGCACAAGGATCCCAGGGTCACCGCCATCATCGTGAAATCGGTCGAGGCGAGCGACTGGTTCGCCGGCGGCAAGTCGCTCGCCGAGCAGAAACTGGCCAGCTACTGGATCGACATCCATGTCAGCGAAGGCACCAACACCAAGGACGAGAAGGCGGCCTATCTCGCCGCGATGTTCAAGCGCATGGCCGAGATTTTGGGCCCGCTGCATCCCGAGACGTATCTGCATGTCGACGAGGTCAAGGGCGATGCCTACGGTTTTGGTGGCCTGACCCAGGAGCGGCGCTACATTGCCGGCAAGCTCGAAGTTGCGTTGCAGGCGGCGTGA
- a CDS encoding LysR family transcriptional regulator: MTATLDIATIKAFLLVADLQSFTRAAEALGTTQAAVSLKLQRLETLLGKRLVERSPRAVRLTADGAAFLDRARALMEAHDRALSGETSTAQSLSLGISDHAAGPELVPLLERLHAMSSSLTLAVTIGFSREMQDAYDAGQLDAVIVRQEGSRRGGEKLAEDEFGWFASRRFTLPKGEPLPLATLAPPCGVRAIAIRALDKAGIAWRERFVGGGVTAVVAAALAGLAIAPLARRIAPPGLIDIGPAHKLPKLGSSKVMLHSKVSDPAKLAALRAVAATFRSVAA; encoded by the coding sequence ATGACAGCCACACTCGACATAGCCACCATCAAGGCCTTCCTGCTGGTCGCCGACCTCCAGAGTTTTACGCGTGCCGCCGAAGCGCTCGGCACGACGCAGGCCGCCGTCAGCCTGAAGCTCCAGCGGCTGGAGACATTGCTGGGAAAACGCCTCGTCGAGCGCTCGCCGCGGGCGGTCCGGCTCACCGCCGACGGCGCCGCGTTCCTCGATCGCGCCCGCGCGCTGATGGAGGCGCATGACCGCGCGCTGTCGGGCGAAACATCGACTGCGCAATCGCTCTCGCTTGGCATCTCCGACCATGCCGCGGGCCCCGAGCTGGTGCCGCTGCTCGAACGCCTGCACGCGATGTCCTCAAGCCTCACCCTCGCCGTCACCATCGGCTTCTCGCGCGAGATGCAGGACGCTTACGACGCAGGTCAGCTCGATGCCGTGATCGTGCGCCAGGAAGGCAGCCGCCGCGGCGGCGAAAAGCTGGCCGAAGACGAGTTCGGCTGGTTCGCGTCGCGACGCTTCACCCTGCCGAAGGGGGAGCCGCTGCCGCTCGCAACCCTCGCCCCGCCCTGCGGCGTCCGCGCCATCGCCATCCGCGCGCTCGACAAGGCCGGCATCGCTTGGCGCGAACGCTTTGTCGGCGGCGGCGTCACCGCGGTGGTCGCGGCCGCGCTTGCTGGCCTCGCGATTGCGCCGCTCGCGCGCCGGATCGCGCCTCCCGGGCTGATCGACATCGGGCCTGCACACAAGCTGCCGAAGCTTGGCAGCTCGAAGGTAATGCTGCATTCGAAGGTCAGCGATCCCGCCAAGCTCGCGGCGCTGCGTGCGGTGGCGGCGACGTTTCGGAGCGTGGCAGCCTAG
- a CDS encoding TIGR01777 family oxidoreductase, which translates to MTPLLWTLIAIQVVMGVFDTFYHHEFTERLAWRPSQRFELKLHGIRNMLYALLFLLLGWLEVYGVLAILIVAVLVAEIVITLMDFVEEDLSRKLPPSERINHTLLAINYGAILVLLLPVLIEWAMQPFGVSVVYQGLLSIAATACAVGAALCGVRDFAAMRRLGRMRSVPAHGLVEKLPGRKTVLITGATGFIGSRLAASLSGAGHDVIALIRNPAKAEILPPPVTLITSLDQLAADTSIDAIVNLAGEPIGNGLWTAAKRAKILGSRIDMTGEVVKLIARLERKPEILVSGSAIGWYGLWADQVLTESAKSHACFSHELCAAWEKAARPAEELGVRVVCLRIGLVLGTEGGFITRMLTPFEFGLGGPIGTGRQWMSWIERDDLIRLIAYVMATPDLTGPVNATAPIPVTNAKFTEELGRRLHRPAVFRIPGGLLRRIGGGFADELLLGGQRVLPNKALSRGFVFRHETLRSAFEAIL; encoded by the coding sequence ATGACGCCGCTGTTGTGGACCCTCATCGCCATCCAGGTCGTGATGGGCGTATTCGATACCTTCTATCACCACGAATTCACCGAGCGCCTGGCCTGGCGCCCGTCGCAGCGCTTCGAATTGAAGCTGCACGGTATCCGCAACATGCTCTATGCGCTTCTGTTCCTGCTGCTCGGCTGGTTGGAGGTTTACGGCGTGCTGGCGATCCTGATCGTCGCGGTGCTGGTCGCCGAGATCGTCATCACGCTGATGGATTTCGTCGAGGAAGATCTGAGCCGAAAGCTGCCGCCGAGTGAGCGGATCAACCACACGCTGCTCGCGATCAACTATGGCGCCATCCTGGTGCTGCTGCTGCCGGTGCTGATCGAATGGGCGATGCAGCCGTTCGGCGTGAGTGTCGTGTATCAGGGCCTGCTCAGCATCGCCGCCACTGCCTGCGCAGTCGGTGCAGCGCTCTGCGGCGTCAGGGACTTTGCCGCGATGCGCCGGCTCGGCCGCATGCGAAGCGTGCCCGCGCACGGGCTCGTCGAGAAGCTCCCCGGCCGCAAGACCGTGCTGATCACTGGCGCCACCGGCTTCATCGGCAGCCGCCTTGCCGCGAGCCTCAGCGGGGCAGGGCACGACGTCATCGCGCTGATCCGTAACCCTGCGAAAGCCGAGATTCTGCCGCCGCCGGTCACGCTGATCACCAGCCTCGATCAGCTCGCCGCGGACACGTCAATCGACGCCATCGTGAATCTCGCCGGCGAGCCGATCGGCAACGGCCTCTGGACCGCGGCGAAGCGCGCGAAAATTCTCGGCTCCCGCATCGACATGACCGGTGAGGTCGTCAAACTGATCGCGCGGCTCGAGCGCAAGCCGGAGATCCTCGTCAGTGGCTCCGCGATCGGCTGGTACGGCCTGTGGGCCGACCAGGTGTTGACGGAATCGGCGAAGTCTCACGCCTGCTTCAGCCACGAGCTCTGCGCGGCGTGGGAAAAAGCGGCGCGGCCGGCGGAAGAGCTCGGCGTCCGCGTGGTCTGTCTGCGCATTGGCCTCGTGCTGGGCACCGAAGGCGGCTTCATCACGCGCATGCTGACGCCGTTCGAGTTCGGCCTTGGCGGTCCGATCGGCACCGGGCGGCAGTGGATGTCCTGGATCGAGCGCGACGATCTGATCCGGCTGATTGCCTATGTGATGGCGACGCCCGATCTCACTGGGCCCGTCAACGCCACCGCGCCGATCCCCGTCACCAACGCAAAATTCACCGAAGAGCTCGGCCGCCGCCTGCACCGGCCCGCGGTGTTTCGTATCCCCGGCGGCCTGTTGCGCCGGATCGGCGGCGGCTTTGCCGACGAACTCCTGCTCGGCGGCCAGCGCGTGCTGCCGAACAAGGCGCTGAGCCGCGGGTTTGTCTTTCGGCACGAGACGCTGCGCAGCGCGTTCGAGGCGATCCTGTGA
- a CDS encoding DUF4166 domain-containing protein has translation MTSARLSGSSASPSVHVKLLDDRRFRALLSDEDWGRLPLATWRRFSKRVADGDSVVYVGVVDEISFSDIGWWFAQAARLIGGPLPTGRDTGVPMIVTVTEDVATGGQTWTRICARKRGFPQVIHSAKRFAGPTGLEEYVGFGVSMALRIAVEDQALTFRSAGYGLQLGRLWIPLPQWLTPGDLTVTHSDLGEGAFRFTLDVTHPRYGALIHQSAVFREAVS, from the coding sequence ATGACGTCGGCTCGATTATCAGGCTCCAGCGCATCTCCCTCCGTTCACGTCAAACTACTCGACGACCGCCGCTTCCGCGCGTTGCTGTCGGACGAGGATTGGGGCCGGCTGCCGCTCGCGACCTGGCGGCGCTTTTCAAAACGCGTCGCTGACGGCGACAGTGTCGTCTATGTCGGCGTCGTCGACGAAATCAGCTTCAGCGACATCGGCTGGTGGTTCGCGCAAGCCGCCCGCCTGATCGGCGGACCGCTGCCGACCGGCCGCGACACCGGTGTCCCCATGATCGTGACTGTCACCGAGGACGTCGCGACCGGCGGCCAGACCTGGACCCGCATCTGCGCGCGCAAGCGCGGCTTTCCGCAAGTGATTCATTCCGCCAAGCGTTTCGCCGGTCCGACCGGGCTCGAAGAGTATGTCGGCTTCGGCGTCTCGATGGCGCTCCGCATCGCTGTCGAGGATCAGGCGCTGACCTTCCGGAGTGCCGGTTACGGACTCCAGCTTGGACGCTTGTGGATCCCGCTGCCGCAATGGCTCACGCCCGGCGATCTCACGGTGACGCATAGCGATCTCGGCGAAGGCGCCTTTCGTTTCACCCTCGATGTCACTCACCCGCGTTACGGCGCGCTGATCCATCAGTCCGCCGTATTCAGGGAGGCCGTATCATGA
- a CDS encoding GbsR/MarR family transcriptional regulator translates to MTEITGKKKLPAAVERFILHWGDMGDGWGVNRSVSQIHGLLYLAEAPITAEDIADTLGMARSNVSNSLKELLAWNLIRRVPILGDRRDHYEAETDIWEVAARIAARRKERELDPAITALRACVSDAADDPTINPVAAKRLKEMLAFTELADHWFMQMLKVPRPRLVALMRLGEKIANLLPLGKAK, encoded by the coding sequence ATGACAGAAATAACCGGAAAGAAGAAACTGCCTGCCGCCGTCGAGCGCTTCATCCTGCATTGGGGCGACATGGGGGACGGGTGGGGCGTCAACCGCTCGGTCAGCCAGATCCACGGGCTGCTCTATCTCGCCGAGGCGCCGATAACGGCCGAGGACATCGCCGACACGCTCGGCATGGCGCGCTCCAACGTCTCCAACTCGCTGAAGGAGCTGCTCGCCTGGAACCTGATCCGGCGGGTGCCGATCCTCGGTGACCGCCGCGACCATTACGAGGCCGAGACGGACATCTGGGAGGTCGCCGCGAGAATCGCGGCACGGCGCAAGGAGCGGGAGCTCGATCCGGCGATCACGGCGCTCCGGGCCTGCGTGTCCGATGCCGCGGACGATCCGACCATCAATCCGGTCGCAGCCAAACGGCTGAAGGAGATGCTCGCCTTCACCGAGCTCGCCGACCACTGGTTCATGCAGATGCTGAAGGTGCCGCGGCCGCGGCTGGTCGCTCTGATGCGGCTTGGCGAGAAGATCGCCAACCTGCTGCCGCTGGGCAAGGCCAAATAG